In Hypanus sabinus isolate sHypSab1 chromosome 17, sHypSab1.hap1, whole genome shotgun sequence, the following proteins share a genomic window:
- the ciao2b gene encoding cytosolic iron-sulfur assembly component 2B, giving the protein MEVRRVAGGGMAGGLRLENANPLVFGRSAERPVTAAEQDERQAELIDGREVFDLIRSINDPEHPLSLEELNVVEQVRVNVVDQENSVSVAFTPTIPHCSMATLIGLSIKVKLLRSLPARFKVDVHITPGTHASEHAVNKQLADKERVAAALENSHLLEVVNQCLSARV; this is encoded by the exons atggaagTGCGACGTGTAGCGGGAGGCGGCATGGCGGGCGGGCTGCGGCTGGAGAACGCAAACCCGCTGGTGTTCGGCCGGAGCGCCGAGCGGCCTGTCACTGCCGCCGAGCAGGACGAGCGGCAGGCCGAGCTCATCGACGGCAGGGAGGTCTTCG ATCTGATCAGATCGATCAATGACCCAGAGCACCCACTGAGTCTGGAGGAACTGAACGTGGTGGAACAAGTTCGCGTTAAT GTGGTCGATCAAGAGAACAGTGTGTCAGTCGCCTTCACGCCAACAATCCCTCACTGTAGTATGGCCACACTGATTGGCTTATCCATCAAAGTCAAGCTGCTGCGATCTCTACCTGCCCGCTTCAAG GTGGATGTTCACATAACACCAGGGACCCACGCATCTGAACATGCAG TGAACAAGCAGCTGGCAGACAAGGAGCGAGTGGCTGCAGCTCTGGAGAACTCGCACCTGCTGGAGGTCGTCAATCAGTGCCTGTCAGCCAGAGTCTGA